A region from the Arcanobacterium buesumense genome encodes:
- the rpsM gene encoding 30S ribosomal protein S13 has protein sequence MARLSGVDLPREKRVEIALTYIFGIGHTRALESLAATGVNPDTRVKDLTEDDLVKLKNHIDENYKVEGDLRREIQADIRRKIEIGSYQGLRHRRGLPVHGQRTKTNARTRKGPKRTVAGKKK, from the coding sequence ATGGCACGTCTATCCGGTGTGGATCTCCCTCGCGAAAAGCGAGTTGAGATCGCACTTACCTACATTTTCGGCATTGGTCATACCCGCGCCCTTGAGTCCCTCGCCGCTACCGGCGTTAACCCGGACACTCGCGTTAAGGATCTGACTGAAGATGATCTCGTTAAGCTAAAGAACCATATCGACGAAAACTACAAGGTCGAAGGTGATCTCCGTCGTGAGATCCAGGCTGACATTCGTCGCAAGATTGAAATTGGTTCCTACCAGGGTCTGCGCCACCGTCGTGGCCTTCCAGTCCACGGTCAACGTACCAAGACGAACGCACGTACTCGTAAGGGTCCAAAGCGTACCGTTGCTGGTAAGAAGAAGTAA
- the rpmJ gene encoding 50S ribosomal protein L36 — MKVKPSVKRICDNCKVIRRHGRVMVICDNPRHKQRQG; from the coding sequence ATGAAGGTCAAGCCAAGCGTTAAGCGCATTTGCGATAACTGCAAGGTTATTCGCCGGCACGGTCGCGTCATGGTTATCTGTGACAACCCACGCCATAAGCAGCGTCAAGGCTAA
- the infA gene encoding translation initiation factor IF-1, translating into MAKKEGVIEIEGVVVEALPNAMFRVELDNGHVVLGHISGKMRQHYIKILPEDRVVVELTPYDLTRGRIVYRHK; encoded by the coding sequence ATGGCGAAAAAAGAAGGCGTCATTGAAATTGAAGGTGTTGTCGTTGAAGCACTGCCAAATGCAATGTTTCGCGTCGAACTAGATAACGGGCACGTAGTGCTCGGACACATCTCTGGGAAGATGCGTCAGCACTACATCAAGATCCTTCCAGAGGACCGCGTCGTTGTTGAGCTTACGCCCTATGATCTGACGCGTGGTCGTATCGTATACCGCCACAAGTAA
- a CDS encoding ferredoxin family protein: MTYYKPTSVTERLAGNIYEVDEGNSHIVVNQDMARATGAGKLLERVCPAHVYTEEADKSVSVEYAACLECGTCLAIAPPGLLKWHYPDSSMGVMFREG; this comes from the coding sequence ATGACATACTATAAACCAACATCAGTAACCGAGAGATTAGCAGGTAATATCTACGAAGTAGATGAGGGTAATTCTCATATCGTGGTTAATCAAGATATGGCTCGTGCAACTGGCGCAGGCAAGTTGCTTGAACGTGTATGCCCAGCACATGTCTACACTGAGGAAGCAGATAAATCGGTATCGGTCGAATATGCTGCTTGTTTGGAGTGCGGAACTTGTCTGGCAATAGCCCCACCAGGGTTATTGAAATGGCACTATCCCGACTCATCCATGGGGGTAATGTTCCGCGAGGGATGA
- a CDS encoding FAD-dependent oxidoreductase: MSEEQYDFDVIVVGGGIAGSVSAYLLAKAGHEVLLIERGVEPGSKNLSGGILYSRIMEQIFPNFLESAPIERRITRNCLSFLNEDSAVNVDYWDQRLADPVNAVSVLRAKFDPWLAEQCEEIGVTVMPGIKVDELILESNRVVGVRAGEDELRARIVIAADGVNSFLAEYAGLRSRNRANQLGVGVKSVIRIGEDIIKERFNLRDDEGAAYAIVGDCTQGVAGGGFMYTNKDSISIGVVLMLEDLQKRELASSDIHDHFVTHPFIAPFLKDGELLEYGCHLVAEGGKEMQHDLVHDGLVLIGDAAGLTLNTGFTVRGMDLAACSAKAAAQAVNEALNQKDYSKEKLQTYVSYFNDSFAGKDMETYKRAPAFLEHNKEMYGDIGKLIADVLFGVYNLDLSPRKSLIKTALTAFKQSGLKMKRLARIGYEAVRGL, translated from the coding sequence GTGAGCGAAGAACAATATGATTTTGATGTCATCGTTGTTGGTGGAGGCATCGCAGGTTCTGTCTCAGCATATCTCCTAGCCAAGGCAGGGCATGAAGTGTTGCTGATTGAACGTGGTGTTGAGCCGGGGAGTAAAAATCTATCTGGGGGTATTTTATATTCGAGGATTATGGAACAGATTTTTCCAAATTTTCTCGAGTCTGCACCAATCGAACGACGTATTACCCGTAACTGTTTGAGCTTCTTGAATGAAGATTCGGCAGTTAACGTAGATTATTGGGATCAACGATTAGCTGATCCTGTCAATGCGGTCAGTGTTTTACGAGCAAAGTTTGACCCGTGGCTAGCGGAGCAGTGCGAAGAAATCGGTGTGACTGTGATGCCGGGCATCAAGGTTGACGAGTTGATTTTGGAATCTAATCGTGTAGTTGGTGTTCGAGCTGGAGAAGATGAGCTACGTGCTCGCATCGTGATTGCAGCCGATGGTGTGAATTCCTTCTTAGCAGAGTACGCCGGTTTACGCTCTCGTAATCGGGCAAATCAACTAGGGGTAGGAGTGAAATCTGTCATTCGCATAGGCGAGGATATAATCAAAGAGCGATTTAATCTCAGAGATGATGAAGGCGCTGCTTATGCAATTGTTGGTGATTGTACTCAAGGTGTTGCTGGTGGCGGTTTTATGTACACGAATAAGGATTCTATCTCTATTGGGGTAGTGCTTATGCTGGAAGATCTGCAAAAGCGTGAGTTGGCTTCATCCGACATTCACGATCATTTCGTGACGCATCCGTTTATTGCTCCGTTTTTAAAGGACGGGGAGTTACTAGAATACGGTTGCCATTTGGTTGCTGAGGGCGGTAAAGAAATGCAGCATGATCTCGTCCATGATGGGTTAGTGCTGATTGGCGACGCAGCAGGGTTAACTTTAAATACTGGTTTTACTGTGCGTGGTATGGATTTAGCTGCATGCTCAGCGAAAGCGGCTGCGCAGGCAGTTAATGAGGCCCTTAATCAAAAAGATTACAGCAAAGAAAAGTTACAGACATACGTCTCATACTTCAATGATAGTTTCGCGGGAAAGGATATGGAGACCTATAAGCGGGCCCCAGCTTTCTTAGAGCATAATAAGGAAATGTATGGCGATATTGGAAAGCTCATAGCAGATGTACTTTTCGGTGTCTATAACCTCGATTTGTCGCCACGTAAGTCGCTTATAAAAACAGCTTTGACGGCATTTAAGCAATCAGGATTGAAGATGAAGCGTCTTGCACGTATTGGATATGAAGCAGTGAGGGGCCTCTAA
- a CDS encoding electron transfer flavoprotein subunit alpha/FixB family protein: MSQAWIITTDSRIKAIVDSLGGKFDKITAIVVGKAEVKGVDHVIRIDVADGVPFEASVPAVIETIQANSGDVIVARQGEAERVLGTAVAAHLVAPVLVSVRELSQTTAIVGRFGGITNETVEFEGPVVAIIDGGGESEGNIPTEENTNGMSYHATVISEDFVEAESVNISAAKRLVAVGRGFAQEADLDIARDLAKALGAELACSRPLAEGNGWMSRETYVGISGQHVAPEIYAAVGISGQIQHTAGMADSTIVVAVNKDENAAIFSIADYGIVGDLYDVLPQLTKAIES, from the coding sequence ATGTCTCAAGCATGGATTATTACTACCGACTCACGTATCAAAGCGATAGTAGACAGTTTAGGTGGAAAATTTGACAAGATTACTGCAATTGTTGTGGGCAAAGCTGAAGTTAAAGGTGTTGATCATGTCATCAGGATAGATGTTGCTGATGGCGTGCCATTTGAAGCTTCTGTTCCTGCTGTAATTGAAACAATCCAAGCTAATAGCGGTGATGTTATCGTTGCACGTCAGGGTGAGGCTGAGCGTGTATTGGGGACAGCTGTAGCAGCCCATTTAGTTGCACCAGTGTTAGTATCAGTTCGTGAGTTGTCTCAAACAACTGCAATAGTTGGACGTTTCGGTGGGATTACCAATGAAACAGTGGAATTCGAAGGGCCTGTAGTGGCAATCATCGATGGAGGTGGTGAGTCCGAGGGAAACATTCCAACTGAGGAGAACACTAATGGTATGAGTTACCATGCAACGGTTATTTCCGAAGATTTTGTTGAAGCTGAGAGCGTTAATATATCTGCCGCTAAGCGGTTGGTTGCTGTAGGACGCGGTTTCGCACAGGAAGCTGATCTCGACATTGCTCGTGATTTAGCAAAAGCTCTGGGGGCAGAATTAGCATGCTCCCGCCCTCTTGCAGAAGGTAACGGTTGGATGTCCCGCGAAACATACGTAGGAATCTCAGGTCAGCATGTTGCTCCAGAAATATATGCAGCAGTCGGCATTTCCGGACAGATTCAACACACAGCAGGAATGGCTGATTCAACAATTGTTGTTGCCGTGAATAAGGATGAAAATGCAGCAATTTTCTCGATAGCGGACTATGGCATTGTAGGTGACCTATATGATGTCCTTCCGCAACTAACGAAAGCGATTGAATCGTGA
- a CDS encoding electron transfer flavoprotein subunit beta/FixA family protein — protein MSIVVAYKYAANPQDAVVNSHGEVDWSRAKASVSEYDSVAITLARKIADADSQEVVGISVGGADVAGSMAKKNALSKGLDRALVVADDGAREWSATTVASVLAELVKKVADAELVITGDSSLDNGARIVSGLIGGFLGWPVFQEVISIEKSANGYVVQQQSSQGVRTIEVEGPLVVATTSDAVAVKVPSMKDILAAGKKKLDTVETDDLSLAHPQLRSIEFVKPPVQERKKMIFAGDNAVEEFVAALKSDGIL, from the coding sequence ATGAGTATCGTAGTTGCATACAAATATGCGGCAAATCCGCAAGATGCAGTAGTTAATTCTCACGGAGAAGTTGATTGGTCACGAGCTAAAGCTTCGGTATCTGAATATGATTCGGTAGCTATTACCTTGGCTCGTAAAATAGCTGATGCGGACAGCCAAGAAGTTGTTGGGATTAGCGTCGGTGGAGCAGATGTTGCCGGTTCAATGGCCAAGAAGAATGCTCTTTCGAAGGGCTTGGATAGAGCTCTTGTTGTAGCCGATGATGGTGCTCGCGAATGGAGTGCAACTACGGTAGCCAGTGTGCTTGCCGAGCTAGTCAAGAAAGTTGCCGATGCTGAACTAGTTATCACTGGAGATTCTTCACTTGATAACGGCGCTCGCATTGTTTCGGGGCTTATAGGAGGTTTTCTTGGATGGCCGGTTTTCCAAGAAGTTATTTCCATTGAAAAAAGCGCTAACGGTTATGTTGTACAACAGCAATCTTCACAAGGCGTTCGTACGATTGAAGTTGAAGGTCCGCTAGTGGTTGCCACAACTTCCGATGCTGTAGCTGTCAAAGTACCTTCTATGAAGGATATTCTCGCAGCCGGAAAGAAAAAGCTGGACACTGTAGAAACTGATGATCTTTCCCTTGCGCATCCGCAACTACGTTCTATTGAATTCGTCAAACCGCCTGTCCAAGAGCGAAAGAAGATGATTTTCGCTGGTGATAACGCGGTCGAAGAATTTGTTGCAGCTCTTAAGTCAGACGGAATTTTGTAA
- a CDS encoding TetR/AcrR family transcriptional regulator translates to MTQSTNQSIGRPRDPAIDKRLLQATIELYGEYGWHTLTMTQIAKHAGVGKSALYNRWKTKTAIIHDAFTQLIKIPEPTGTTLREILYNEASFRLYAYLGEYSKPLRRLLFEAATIHEPEIYALYQSISREPTRALVRRLWDFKISGEIPESVSCVRITDALEGSILMRTFYIAADQKSCFISAPESYLSTLVDELLALCHKVQP, encoded by the coding sequence ATGACTCAAAGCACCAATCAAAGTATCGGCCGTCCACGTGATCCTGCGATCGATAAGCGTCTTTTGCAGGCTACAATCGAGCTTTATGGCGAATACGGCTGGCACACCCTGACAATGACGCAAATCGCTAAACATGCGGGCGTAGGAAAGTCGGCTCTCTATAACCGTTGGAAAACTAAAACAGCCATTATCCATGACGCCTTCACGCAACTCATAAAAATTCCAGAGCCCACTGGAACCACCTTGCGAGAAATTCTTTACAATGAAGCTTCGTTTAGGTTGTATGCCTATCTTGGAGAGTACTCTAAACCGTTGCGACGCCTGCTTTTTGAAGCTGCCACAATCCATGAGCCCGAGATCTACGCTCTTTACCAATCGATTTCCCGAGAGCCAACTCGTGCTCTGGTACGTCGCTTGTGGGACTTTAAAATATCGGGCGAGATTCCTGAGAGTGTCTCGTGCGTCCGAATCACAGATGCACTTGAGGGATCTATCTTGATGAGGACTTTCTATATTGCGGCAGATCAAAAATCGTGCTTCATTTCGGCTCCCGAATCTTACTTGAGCACTCTGGTCGATGAATTGTTGGCATTGTGCCACAAGGTTCAACCATAG